The nucleotide window GACCAACGCGATGGAGGAACTGGAAGGAGAGCCAGTCATATGCGGTTGAATTATAGCTCCACCTCTACTCTTTGTTTGAACAACACCCCACCCGAATTAGTTTCCTTTGTTCACTTCCCGCTCtgtttatattgtaatataagtgattaataagtgaAAAAAATGAGTGATTCTAGCCAACTTGCAATTTAAATCCATTATAGACACATCAAAGACATTTAGGAGGAAAATGACCCAATATACAATTATTGATTCATGGAACTCTTGCAACGCTGTTTACAGGTTTTTTAAAAGACCGTTTGTGGAAAACatgtaacaaaaatgtaaaatgtaaatttgagctgtttcagctgaaaggaGCTTGCACTGACTGgtctaaaaatatatcagtgccttgccttatgttttgtctcaagaagcatgattttttttttatttattgttataagCACGTTCTATAAAAATCACTCAAATGGCTTAATGCTGACTTAGTCTAaaacctgtctgtgaaaccgaggCATTgcgtaatacacacacacacacacacacacacacacacacacacacacacacacacacacacacacacacacacacacacacacacacacacacacacagacaatacCTTAAACACTGACTGGGGTATTGTCCTTCGttcaagaaaaagaaagaaaatagacAGTCTTAATGCACTACTTTAAATCCTGGTTttagaaaatttaaataaaaaatataaaaaaaaaactaaataaaattccACATTCTTAACACTTTGGCACTGTATGTGATAGGGTGGGAGACTCTGTAAAAGGTCCTTGGATTTGcggctttctttttttttttttaataaaggcaTTTAATCTCTGAAGCCGTACAAGGCTTCCTAAACCACGAACAGGAATAATTTGAACCTTTTTGCTTCAGTACTATTTTCATAAACAGCAGATGTTTAAAAGGGTTACAAAATTACAATGTAATCTTCAAACTTCAAACTGATCACACAGTATTGCAATTTGTATTGAGAACAGCAGGTCTAGTCAATATGACAGTTTGGTCCTTGAAATTACTAATCGGAACATTGGTCAGCATCTGAGATAAATCTTTTAATGTTAACTGTGACTATTATTTGATCATCCATCTCAGAAATCCACCAGGGTACCAAAAGACTCGCTGATTCAACATGAAAACACTTAACACTAATAGCACTGCTAAAAGCCGCTACCGAGAACAAACCAAAATTGATTAAACACTTACATAGAACAAAAATACTTGAGGAGTCTGTTTATTGTACTAACTGTACTCTGaacatgaatgaaaaaaaaaataatatataataaaaataaaaacatgctactcaaaaattgtgctttttttttttttttagtgacttTGTGGCATTAGCAAACCTGAGTAACACACAGTGACTTCAGCTCTGCAAAAGatcagctcattttattttatttattattcagtttgcaaattgaacaaacaaaaaacgttGATGACAATCTAAAAAGGGTCCAGAGCCGCCTCTGGTCAGAACGTACTGTGTTCTTCCTTGACCCATGCTACACCCCTCCACTGAGTTTTCTGGGCCCCTTCAAACCTCTGTGCCCtcattttcaaaacacaaatatcaaggaaaTAATTGTAACTATTTAGGCCTACATGGTACCTGCaggattttttaaatacaatttaaggTGTTCTGTTaccttttttaagacctgcatAAATAGCATTAACATAGAATGAGTGGGATAGAGCAATGTCTAGTAACATATTAAACTGTTAGCATGATTTATAgctcacaaaaacaaaaacaatagcatTTTAAAAATTGTAACAAGCTCATTTTTATATGGTGAACTTTAATTATtctgattgttattattatgagttataaactttatggataatttaaaatatattaaaattaacctTTGGTAGTAGCATACATGATAACCAGTAAAAACACGCACATATGCCTATATCACCTCAATATAATGGTATAAAATTAACTACGTAATTTCTATGTATTTGTATAGAAGAACAGTGGTCtacatttagtataaatgcacaaaCGCGATAGATTAATCACAAAACACTATGATTATAGTATATTACTACTTAcaaattttaaacaattttaatcaaaacattaaaaatgtattgctgtacttaatataaaaataattaaataacatcaaacggtctgaatcagaccctGTCTGCTGAGAACTTCAGCATGGTATTCAGTACATCCGGACGTGCGTGTGCTTCAGGCTGCCCCAAACTACAAATGTATGACAGGGGCCACTCGACCCTCACTAATGCTCATTTCATTAAAATCACTTCCAACCTGTTTTCTGAAAACACATGGGACGATTTCAGTCTTTCCTCAACTTTTCCACTAAAACAAGGCATTACATTTTCACGCGGCTTTGTTCCGTGGTTGATGCTCGCCTTGAGTTTGATCTGACGGCGGCGAAAGATACATTTCCTCGTCGCGTATTTTAGTCTCCAAATAAAGCAAAGAAGCTCTGCGTGGTGTTCACTTTGTTTTTAGTGCGCTAAACTATTTTATGACTCCAGTTTTTGCCCTAAATGTAGGAGCAGAAAACACAGGCATGAGGAGCTAGTGGCGGCGCACAGGCACCGAGCTGCATAGGCTGAGTCTATAAGGTTCTCATGCGCTAATTAAAAGCACGGCGCCGCTGTGCTGCTACTCATTGCTTAACCCAGACAGCGCTCTGTAAACTTCGAGTCCTCACTTAAAGATGGCAGAAACAGCCCCAGCTGCAGCCGCCGCCCCGGCGAAAGCGCCCAAGAAGAAGTCTGCTGCAAAAGCCAAGAAAGCAGGTCCAGGCGTCGGTGAGCTCATCATCAAAGCCGTGTCCGCATCCAAGGAGAGGAGCGGCGTGTCCCTCGCCGCCTTGAAGAAAGCTCTCGCCGCCGGCGGCTACGATGTGGAGAAGAACAACTCCCGCGTCAAGCTCGCCATCAAGAGCCTGGTGACCAAAGGCACCCTGGTGCAGGTCAAAGGGACCGGCGCTTCTGGCTCCTTCAAACTCAACAAGAAGCAAAGTGAGACCAAGGAGAAACCGACTAAGAAAGCTGCTCCTAAAGCCAAGAAGCCCGCGGCCAAGAAACCCGCTGCTGCCAAGAAGCCCAAGAGCGCAG belongs to Garra rufa chromosome 3, GarRuf1.0, whole genome shotgun sequence and includes:
- the LOC141330786 gene encoding histone H1-like yields the protein MAETAPAAAAAPAKAPKKKSAAKAKKAGPGVGELIIKAVSASKERSGVSLAALKKALAAGGYDVEKNNSRVKLAIKSLVTKGTLVQVKGTGASGSFKLNKKQSETKEKPTKKAAPKAKKPAAKKPAAAKKPKSAAAKKPAAKKSPKKAKKPAAAAAKKATKSPKKAKKPAAPKKTAKSPKKAKAPKPKVAKPKTTKPKAAKSKKAAPKKK